A genome region from Gardnerella vaginalis includes the following:
- the efp gene encoding elongation factor P, with product MAQTTNDIKNGSVLNLEGQLWTVIKFQHVKPGKGPAFVRTTIKNVLSGKIVDKTFNAGMKMEFETVDNRTLQYSYEDGDNFVFMDMNTYDQVYIPKDLVGEQSKYLLEGTDCIVSFHDGTPLSVELPASVILTITHTEPGLQGNRSNAGTKPATVETGAEIQVPLFVGEGEKVKVDTRDGSYLGREN from the coding sequence GTGGCACAGACTACCAATGATATTAAAAATGGATCGGTTTTGAACCTTGAAGGTCAGCTTTGGACCGTCATCAAGTTCCAGCATGTTAAGCCAGGTAAAGGTCCTGCTTTTGTGCGTACCACCATTAAGAACGTGCTCTCGGGCAAGATTGTCGACAAGACTTTTAACGCCGGCATGAAAATGGAGTTCGAGACCGTTGATAATCGCACTTTGCAGTACTCTTATGAAGATGGCGATAACTTCGTCTTTATGGATATGAACACTTATGATCAGGTTTATATTCCTAAGGACTTAGTTGGTGAACAAAGCAAGTATTTGCTTGAAGGCACTGATTGCATTGTAAGTTTCCATGACGGCACTCCTTTGAGCGTTGAGCTTCCAGCTTCTGTAATTTTGACCATCACTCACACTGAACCTGGTTTGCAAGGTAACCGTTCTAACGCTGGCACAAAGCCTGCAACTGTTGAAACTGGTGCTGAGATTCAGGTTCCACTGTTTGTTGGCGAAGGTGAAAAGGTGAAGGTTGACACTCGTGACGGCTCTTACCTTGGTCGTGAAAACTAA
- the nusB gene encoding transcription antitermination factor NusB: MARSTARKRALNTLYEADEKNQNILSLLEERLKEPGAQTPLPDYAVDIIRGVGERRNRIDKTLNRYSTGWKVGRMAVIDRNILRIAVWEILLNDEVPDKVAIDEAISLAKMYSDDDAIAFIHGLLSAIMADKEACLAKFNGEASAEDTAGEVNETEAADSSDVEQSSNESNADSVE; the protein is encoded by the coding sequence ATGGCACGCTCCACCGCTCGCAAAAGGGCTTTGAATACGCTGTATGAGGCAGATGAAAAGAATCAAAATATTCTTTCTTTGCTTGAAGAACGTTTGAAGGAGCCAGGTGCGCAAACTCCTCTTCCAGATTATGCTGTTGATATTATTCGAGGAGTTGGTGAGCGTAGAAATAGGATTGATAAGACGTTGAATCGTTATTCTACTGGCTGGAAAGTCGGAAGAATGGCGGTGATTGATCGTAATATTTTGCGAATAGCTGTATGGGAGATTCTCTTAAACGACGAAGTGCCAGATAAGGTTGCTATCGATGAGGCTATTTCTCTTGCAAAAATGTATAGTGATGATGATGCTATTGCGTTTATTCATGGCTTGTTAAGCGCGATTATGGCAGACAAAGAAGCTTGCTTAGCAAAGTTTAATGGTGAGGCATCTGCGGAAGATACTGCTGGAGAAGTTAATGAAACTGAAGCAGCTGATTCTTCAGATGTTGAACAATCTTCTAATGAATCTAATGCTGATTCTGTTGAGTGA
- the carA gene encoding glutamine-hydrolyzing carbamoyl-phosphate synthase small subunit — protein MGYNDTFAGFGTDDAVLVLEDGQVYVGKPFGAKGSTRAEIVFSTGMTGYQETLTDPSYDQQIVVQTFPHIGNTGINNEDPESSKIWVAGYVVKAPSPIVSNWRSTGSLEDDLEKQGIVGISGIDTRMLVRHLRSVGVMRAGIFSNEALIDKATGAIRTVASFVNEIKQTPQMQGLRLTDEVSTQEDYTIEPCGDYEGKEPLYTVVAVDFGIKAMTPHRLAQRGCRVHVVSSSISFESLQALNADGVFFSNGPGDPAQANREVELLRNVLDAGYPFFGICFGNQLLGRALGFGTYKLKFGHRGINQPVKDVTTGKVEVTAHNHGFAVDAPIGETIQSPYENGHFGRVIVSHVDLNDNVVEGLQCLDIPAFSVQYHPEAAAGPHDASYLFNRFVELMQNHKNKSEK, from the coding sequence GTGGGCTATAACGACACCTTCGCCGGATTCGGCACTGATGATGCAGTATTAGTATTGGAAGACGGACAAGTTTACGTTGGTAAACCATTTGGCGCAAAAGGTTCTACGCGCGCTGAAATCGTGTTCTCTACAGGAATGACTGGTTACCAAGAAACGCTTACTGATCCAAGTTATGATCAACAAATAGTTGTTCAAACGTTCCCACACATAGGAAATACGGGAATTAACAATGAAGACCCAGAATCTTCAAAAATATGGGTTGCAGGATACGTGGTAAAAGCTCCAAGCCCTATTGTTAGCAATTGGAGATCCACTGGTTCCTTGGAAGATGATTTAGAAAAACAAGGAATAGTAGGAATCAGTGGTATTGATACGAGAATGCTGGTACGACATTTACGCTCAGTTGGCGTTATGCGTGCCGGCATTTTTTCTAATGAAGCACTGATAGACAAAGCTACTGGAGCAATTCGTACAGTTGCGTCTTTTGTGAATGAGATTAAACAAACTCCTCAAATGCAAGGCTTGCGACTAACAGACGAAGTTAGTACACAAGAAGATTATACGATTGAGCCTTGTGGAGATTACGAAGGCAAGGAGCCTCTTTACACTGTTGTAGCTGTGGACTTTGGTATAAAAGCCATGACTCCGCATCGTTTGGCACAGCGCGGATGCCGTGTACACGTTGTAAGCTCCTCAATAAGCTTTGAGTCACTTCAAGCGCTTAATGCAGATGGCGTGTTCTTCTCGAATGGACCAGGTGATCCTGCTCAAGCAAATCGAGAAGTGGAATTATTACGTAACGTGTTAGACGCAGGATACCCATTCTTTGGAATATGCTTTGGAAACCAACTTTTAGGTCGCGCGCTTGGGTTTGGAACGTACAAGCTTAAGTTTGGTCATCGTGGCATAAATCAGCCTGTAAAAGACGTGACTACTGGAAAAGTGGAAGTTACGGCTCATAATCACGGCTTTGCTGTAGACGCTCCTATTGGTGAGACTATCCAATCGCCTTATGAAAATGGACATTTTGGTCGCGTAATAGTGTCTCATGTGGATCTTAACGACAATGTTGTAGAAGGCTTACAATGCCTTGATATTCCAGCTTTTTCTGTGCAATATCACCCAGAAGCAGCCGCAGGACCTCATGATGCATCGTACTTGTTTAACCGCTTTGTAGAACTTATGCAAAATCACAAGAATAAGAGCGAAAAATAG
- the carB gene encoding carbamoyl-phosphate synthase large subunit, giving the protein MPKRADIKSVMVIGSGPIVIGQAAEFDYSGTQACRVLHEEGIRVILVNSNPATIMTDPELADATYIEPIDTAILERIIAKEKPDALLPTLGGQTALNAAMDLGRAGILEKYNVELIGASLEAIDRGEDRELFKKVVEKAGAESAKSFIAHSIEEVDKIVETLGYPVVVRPSFTMGGLGSGIAHNQEELHRIAGAGIHYSPTDEVLIEEGIEGWKEFELELMRDSKDNVVVVCPIENVDPVGVHTGDSITVAPCFTLTDREYQKMRDIGIAIIRGVGVDTGGCNIQFAINPQTGRIIVIEMNPRVSRSSALASKATGFPIAKIATKLALGYTLDEIQNDITRSTPASFEPTIDYVVTKIPRFAFEKFPGADTTLTTSMKSVGEAMALAGNFQESLGKAMRSIDKRHACFNWDGERPSKEEVSKLLEEMHTPTEHRYLQIQRALWGGATPEQIFDATKIDPWFVEQLSLINKTALEVREAENLTPKVLKNAKLAGLSDVQIAHLRNLGDEGENMVRELRWAYGLHPVYKTVDTCAAEFDAVTPYYYSCYADESELKPRDREAVIILGSGPNRIGQGIEFDYTCVHAVQELGKDYDTIMVNCNPETVSTDYDMSDRLYFEPLTFEDVLEIYQAEKKLGPVKGVIVQLGGQTPLSLAARLKAAGVPILGTTPEAIDLAENRELFGEVLRQEGMNAPRYGTALSLEEAKDAAHAIGYPVLVRPSYVLGGRGMEIVYDDAQLAKYVDRALQEAQADTVVSGRLPSPLLIDKFLQDAIEIDVDALYDGNELYIGGIMEHVEEAGVHSGDAACTLPPSTLSDDQIRRLREGTLSIARGCSVRGLINVQYAFMANTLYVIEANPRASRTVPFASKATGVALAKAAARIMAGETIAQQRKRGLLLPKGDGGDIHPGQQVAIKASVLPFKRFRTPVGRTVDILLGPEMRSTGEVMGFDRDFPHAFAKSQLAAYKGGLPTSGNVFVSVSDADKRQLPLLAVRLVELGFTIWATEGTASVLRRYGIDSVIVDKLSSQGDTAKDVRNAEPSHERIGKNVVELIENGKIDMVLNTPNSRGSRTDGYAIRAAAVAADLPQFTTITEFAPVLMAIEAVKNNDYQVMSIQEHAKQLFAIEKAENEESRA; this is encoded by the coding sequence ATGCCAAAACGTGCTGATATTAAATCCGTAATGGTTATTGGTTCTGGTCCAATCGTAATTGGTCAGGCTGCAGAATTCGACTACTCTGGAACGCAAGCTTGCCGAGTACTTCACGAAGAAGGAATCCGCGTAATTCTTGTAAACTCTAATCCTGCTACTATTATGACGGACCCAGAGCTTGCAGACGCAACATATATTGAGCCGATAGACACGGCAATTTTGGAGCGCATTATTGCTAAAGAGAAGCCAGATGCGCTTCTTCCAACATTAGGTGGTCAAACTGCTCTTAATGCCGCAATGGACTTGGGTCGTGCAGGAATCTTAGAAAAGTATAATGTAGAGCTTATTGGTGCATCTCTTGAGGCAATCGACCGCGGCGAAGACCGTGAGCTTTTCAAAAAAGTTGTCGAAAAAGCTGGAGCCGAAAGCGCAAAATCCTTCATTGCTCACTCAATTGAAGAAGTAGACAAAATTGTTGAAACACTAGGATACCCAGTTGTTGTGCGTCCAAGCTTCACAATGGGTGGCTTAGGCTCTGGAATTGCTCACAATCAAGAAGAATTACATCGCATTGCAGGAGCAGGTATTCACTATTCTCCAACAGACGAAGTGCTTATTGAAGAAGGCATTGAAGGCTGGAAGGAATTTGAGCTTGAGCTTATGCGAGATTCCAAAGACAACGTTGTTGTTGTGTGCCCAATTGAAAACGTTGATCCTGTGGGTGTTCACACTGGAGATTCGATTACAGTTGCTCCATGCTTTACGCTAACAGATCGCGAGTATCAAAAGATGCGCGATATTGGTATTGCAATTATTCGAGGCGTTGGCGTTGATACCGGCGGATGCAATATTCAGTTCGCAATCAACCCTCAAACTGGTCGCATTATCGTAATCGAAATGAATCCGCGAGTTTCGCGTTCTTCTGCGCTCGCATCTAAAGCAACTGGTTTCCCGATTGCAAAAATCGCTACAAAACTTGCTCTCGGCTACACTTTGGACGAAATTCAAAACGATATTACGCGTTCAACTCCTGCAAGCTTTGAGCCAACGATTGACTATGTTGTAACTAAGATTCCGCGCTTTGCTTTTGAAAAGTTCCCTGGAGCAGACACTACGCTTACTACTTCTATGAAGTCGGTCGGCGAAGCAATGGCTTTGGCTGGAAACTTCCAGGAATCTCTTGGCAAAGCAATGCGCTCAATCGACAAGCGTCACGCTTGCTTTAACTGGGACGGCGAGCGCCCAAGTAAAGAAGAAGTTAGTAAGCTTCTTGAAGAAATGCACACTCCAACCGAGCACCGCTACTTGCAAATTCAGCGCGCGCTATGGGGTGGGGCTACACCTGAGCAGATTTTTGACGCAACAAAGATAGACCCATGGTTTGTTGAGCAGCTTTCGTTAATTAACAAAACAGCTTTAGAGGTTCGTGAAGCAGAAAATTTGACGCCAAAAGTGTTAAAGAATGCTAAGCTTGCTGGTCTTTCGGATGTTCAAATTGCGCATTTGCGTAATCTTGGCGATGAAGGCGAAAACATGGTTCGTGAGCTGCGTTGGGCGTATGGATTGCATCCTGTTTACAAAACGGTTGACACGTGTGCTGCCGAATTTGATGCTGTAACGCCTTATTACTATTCTTGCTACGCTGACGAAAGCGAGCTTAAGCCACGCGATCGCGAAGCTGTAATCATTCTTGGCTCTGGTCCAAATAGAATCGGCCAGGGTATTGAGTTTGACTACACTTGCGTTCATGCTGTTCAGGAATTGGGTAAGGATTACGACACAATCATGGTCAATTGCAATCCTGAAACAGTTTCTACAGACTACGATATGTCGGATCGCCTTTACTTTGAGCCTCTTACTTTTGAAGATGTGCTCGAAATTTACCAAGCAGAAAAGAAGCTTGGTCCAGTAAAAGGCGTGATTGTGCAGCTTGGTGGTCAAACGCCACTTTCGCTTGCTGCGCGTCTTAAAGCTGCAGGAGTGCCAATTTTGGGAACTACGCCTGAGGCTATTGATTTGGCAGAAAATCGTGAGCTTTTCGGTGAGGTTCTTCGCCAAGAAGGCATGAATGCTCCGCGCTACGGCACTGCATTAAGTCTTGAAGAGGCTAAGGATGCAGCTCACGCAATTGGCTACCCGGTTCTTGTGCGACCAAGCTACGTGCTTGGCGGTCGTGGCATGGAAATCGTGTACGATGATGCTCAGCTTGCAAAATATGTGGATCGCGCTTTACAGGAAGCTCAAGCAGACACTGTTGTTTCTGGTCGTTTGCCTTCGCCGCTTTTGATTGATAAGTTCCTTCAGGACGCTATTGAGATTGATGTTGACGCACTTTACGACGGCAACGAGCTTTATATTGGTGGAATTATGGAGCATGTTGAGGAAGCTGGCGTTCACTCTGGTGATGCTGCTTGCACTCTTCCTCCAAGCACGCTTTCGGATGATCAAATTCGCCGTCTTAGGGAGGGCACGCTTTCGATTGCTCGCGGATGCTCAGTTCGTGGTCTTATTAATGTGCAATATGCTTTTATGGCAAACACTTTGTACGTAATTGAGGCGAATCCTCGAGCGTCTCGTACTGTTCCGTTTGCGTCTAAAGCTACGGGAGTTGCTCTTGCTAAAGCTGCTGCTCGAATTATGGCTGGCGAAACAATCGCACAGCAGCGAAAGCGCGGTCTTCTTCTTCCTAAGGGAGATGGTGGAGATATTCATCCAGGCCAGCAGGTTGCTATTAAAGCTTCCGTTTTGCCTTTCAAGCGTTTCCGCACGCCTGTTGGTCGCACAGTCGATATTTTGCTCGGACCAGAAATGCGCTCTACTGGAGAAGTTATGGGCTTCGACCGCGACTTCCCGCATGCTTTTGCTAAGAGCCAGCTTGCAGCGTACAAGGGCGGTTTGCCTACAAGTGGCAACGTGTTTGTGTCTGTAAGTGATGCAGATAAAAGGCAATTGCCGCTACTTGCAGTGCGCCTAGTAGAGCTTGGATTTACTATTTGGGCGACCGAAGGTACGGCTTCTGTTCTTCGACGCTACGGCATTGATTCTGTGATTGTTGATAAGCTTTCCAGCCAAGGCGACACGGCGAAGGATGTGCGAAATGCTGAGCCTTCGCATGAAAGAATCGGCAAAAACGTGGTTGAGCTGATTGAGAATGGTAAGATTGATATGGTGTTGAACACGCCGAATTCAAGAGGGTCGCGTACGGATGGTTATGCTATTCGTGCAGCTGCTGTTGCAGCAGACCTTCCGCAATTCACTACAATTACGGAGTTTGCACCAGTTCTTATGGCTATAGAAGCTGTTAAGAACAACGATTACCAGGTGATGAGCATTCAGGAGCATGCCAAGCAACTGTTTGCAATCGAGAAGGCAGAAAACGAAGAAAGTCGGGCTTAA
- the pyrF gene encoding orotidine-5'-phosphate decarboxylase: MTESIREQELQAQRSDFGLRLKNAMAKYGPLCVGIDPHRKMLLNWGYKMDAQGAELFSMRMLQAMNGRAAAVKFQSSMFERYGSKGFAALERVLYAARQMDVITIVDCGHGGLSTTISALADAYFKPDAPLLTDAITLLPYYGARSMGGLINEALNNGKGVFIASLTSNREGASLQTAIRQTGSYRGTTVAHGIAQTAQIFNNNTKGMGSVGLIVGATIGDWMNGGGIDLTSFTGPILSPGYGWQGAEANDLKTVFAGTHGNVLVTVSRSIASHGPDIGALSTATERIAWDIRQALMDS; the protein is encoded by the coding sequence ATGACCGAAAGCATACGAGAGCAGGAATTGCAGGCGCAAAGATCCGATTTTGGATTGCGTCTAAAAAACGCTATGGCAAAATACGGTCCATTATGCGTTGGTATAGATCCGCACCGCAAGATGCTGCTTAATTGGGGATACAAGATGGATGCTCAAGGAGCAGAATTGTTCTCCATGCGTATGCTTCAGGCCATGAACGGCAGAGCTGCTGCCGTAAAATTCCAGTCGAGCATGTTCGAGCGCTACGGGTCTAAGGGGTTCGCAGCGCTCGAACGAGTGCTGTATGCTGCAAGGCAAATGGACGTAATTACTATTGTGGATTGCGGTCATGGTGGATTGTCTACGACAATCTCTGCGCTTGCCGACGCATACTTTAAGCCAGATGCGCCTCTTCTTACTGATGCTATTACGCTTCTTCCGTATTACGGAGCTAGGTCAATGGGTGGGTTGATTAATGAGGCTCTTAATAATGGCAAGGGAGTGTTCATTGCTTCGCTAACGTCTAATCGCGAAGGCGCTAGCTTGCAAACTGCTATTCGCCAGACTGGTTCCTACCGCGGCACAACTGTTGCTCATGGTATTGCTCAAACTGCGCAAATTTTTAACAACAATACAAAAGGCATGGGTTCTGTTGGCTTAATTGTTGGAGCTACTATTGGGGATTGGATGAATGGAGGTGGAATAGATTTAACGAGTTTTACTGGTCCTATTCTTTCTCCAGGTTACGGCTGGCAGGGAGCGGAAGCTAACGATTTGAAAACGGTTTTTGCTGGTACGCATGGAAATGTTTTAGTAACAGTTTCTAGGTCTATTGCTTCTCATGGTCCAGATATTGGTGCATTATCTACTGCAACTGAACGAATAGCTTGGGATATTCGTCAAGCTTTAATGGATTCATGA
- the gmk gene encoding guanylate kinase — translation MVSLNDTQSMPVATKRRLIVLTGPTAAGKGTVEGVLREKHPNIWLSVSATTRKPRYDEFNGIHYWFIDEEEFERRKKNGEFLETALVHGMAHYGTLIQPVLDHLAQNVPTLLEIDLQGARRVKQEASRLGLEVVYVFIAPPSFEELKRRLIGRGTETPEQQAKRLQTAKVEMAASSEFDFVIVNDDAQRAADELWKIIAKEYDLD, via the coding sequence ATGGTTAGTTTAAACGATACACAGAGTATGCCAGTCGCTACTAAAAGGCGTTTGATTGTTCTTACTGGTCCTACTGCAGCTGGTAAGGGCACTGTTGAGGGAGTATTGCGCGAAAAACATCCTAATATTTGGCTTTCTGTTTCTGCTACTACTCGCAAGCCTCGTTATGATGAGTTTAATGGAATTCATTATTGGTTCATTGATGAAGAGGAGTTTGAGCGCAGGAAGAAGAACGGTGAGTTTCTGGAGACTGCTCTTGTTCATGGAATGGCACATTATGGCACTTTAATTCAGCCTGTTTTAGATCATCTTGCTCAAAACGTTCCAACTCTTTTAGAAATTGATCTTCAGGGAGCTAGAAGAGTAAAGCAAGAGGCTTCTAGACTTGGCTTGGAAGTTGTGTACGTGTTTATTGCCCCTCCTAGCTTTGAAGAGCTTAAACGCCGACTTATTGGTAGAGGCACTGAAACTCCTGAGCAGCAGGCTAAGCGTTTGCAAACCGCTAAAGTAGAAATGGCTGCGTCTAGCGAGTTTGATTTTGTGATTGTTAATGATGATGCTCAGCGCGCTGCAGATGAACTTTGGAAGATAATAGCTAAAGAATACGATTTAGATTAA
- the rpoZ gene encoding DNA-directed RNA polymerase subunit omega gives MALGTKPTPTGLANPPIDDLMQHADSKYALALFAAKRARQINSYFTQLNEGLLQNVGPLVDYRNQEKPLSIAFREINKGLLVENLGEDDMNEGN, from the coding sequence ATGGCATTGGGCACTAAGCCAACACCTACGGGACTTGCAAATCCGCCTATTGATGATTTGATGCAGCATGCGGATTCCAAGTATGCGCTTGCCTTGTTTGCCGCAAAACGAGCACGGCAGATTAATTCTTATTTCACTCAGCTCAACGAAGGATTGTTGCAGAACGTCGGTCCTCTTGTTGATTATAGAAACCAAGAGAAGCCTCTTTCTATCGCATTCCGAGAAATTAATAAAGGTTTGCTGGTGGAGAATCTTGGTGAAGATGATATGAATGAGGGAAATTAA
- the metK gene encoding methionine adenosyltransferase, producing the protein MSEAKLISAESVTEGHPDKLCDQIADAILDDMLRQDSHAHVAVEVCACVGQFVVFGEVRGEVYTDIPGIVRKVVREVGYNSSTVGLDADSCGVMVSLTEQSAEINQGVSRLNLESESLASKEDRYKSQGAGDQGVMFGYASDETDAYMPLPIYLAHQLAQRLSYVRKAGIVSKLRPDGKTQVTIEYDECGNPVRLDTVLISTQHDPDVSPDWLRNQLVQNVVEPVLNKVLGKNVNHNDYRMLVNPTGSFVLGGPAADSGLTGRKIIVDTYGGAAHHGGGAFSGKDPSKVDRSAAYAARWVAKNLVAAGLAHKVEVQVAYAIGIAEPVSVNVETFGTEANGITRSDISKIVRKVFDLRPAAIIDELDLLQPIYSKTSAYGHFGRTDVDFPWERLNRVDQIKNEVKSLKN; encoded by the coding sequence ATGTCGGAAGCTAAACTTATTTCTGCAGAATCCGTTACAGAAGGTCATCCCGATAAGCTTTGTGATCAGATTGCAGATGCGATTCTAGATGATATGCTTCGTCAAGATTCTCATGCGCATGTTGCTGTTGAAGTTTGTGCATGCGTAGGACAATTTGTAGTCTTCGGGGAAGTTAGGGGAGAAGTGTACACCGACATACCAGGCATTGTTAGAAAAGTTGTACGTGAAGTAGGATACAACAGTTCAACTGTTGGCTTGGATGCTGATTCATGTGGAGTAATGGTATCTTTAACAGAGCAAAGTGCAGAAATAAATCAAGGTGTTTCTAGGTTAAATCTTGAATCTGAAAGCTTAGCGTCTAAAGAAGATCGTTATAAAAGCCAAGGTGCAGGCGATCAAGGTGTTATGTTTGGATATGCTAGCGATGAGACAGACGCTTATATGCCCCTTCCAATATATCTAGCTCATCAGCTTGCCCAGCGCTTATCCTACGTACGAAAAGCTGGAATTGTATCTAAACTTAGACCGGACGGTAAAACACAGGTTACAATCGAATATGATGAATGTGGTAACCCTGTTCGTTTAGATACTGTTCTTATTTCAACACAGCATGACCCAGATGTGAGTCCTGATTGGCTTAGAAATCAGCTTGTCCAAAATGTTGTAGAGCCTGTTCTTAACAAAGTGCTAGGGAAAAACGTAAATCATAATGATTACAGAATGCTTGTAAATCCAACTGGATCTTTTGTTTTGGGTGGTCCTGCAGCAGATTCTGGTTTAACAGGCAGGAAAATTATTGTAGACACTTATGGTGGAGCCGCTCATCATGGTGGTGGTGCTTTCTCTGGCAAAGACCCTAGTAAAGTGGATCGTTCTGCAGCATACGCTGCGCGTTGGGTTGCTAAGAATCTTGTCGCCGCAGGTTTAGCACATAAGGTAGAGGTACAAGTTGCATATGCGATTGGAATTGCAGAACCTGTTAGCGTAAATGTAGAAACTTTTGGAACCGAAGCAAATGGAATTACTCGTTCGGATATTTCTAAGATTGTTCGAAAAGTCTTTGATTTGCGCCCAGCAGCAATTATCGACGAGCTTGATTTGCTTCAACCAATCTACTCGAAGACTTCTGCTTATGGGCATTTTGGAAGAACAGATGTTGATTTTCCTTGGGAAAGACTTAATCGTGTTGATCAGATTAAGAATGAGGTAAAATCTTTAAAAAATTGA